From Pontibacillus yanchengensis, the proteins below share one genomic window:
- a CDS encoding DUF6677 family protein yields MNKSPILAFFLALIPGFGHMYFGRKIKGMLYSLAFFGPLFLGLVILVVEPLLPTEVKLLLVFWVFFIWVINVIDMVITLLMKSGQSKVTQGEPDVDGMSMSNRNEQNERFFTILLSFIPGVGHFHLGLNQRGLTFLTGFIGVGMMVFFVSVITGTGGFLVFLLALPVIWIYGLFDVIQLLNQKDRGETLEDRTLMEDLDRHRVNERKSKVLATILGIFPGAGHMYMGLQRRGLQFMGGFLLSIYVLDVLRLSIFLFLIPIIWFYSFFDTLQQAGKMDNEELEDVPVVKHVMNHQRWIGVILILLGLFYLVDSIFMPALAAELRTLLNVDIRYYYEQYFQMIVVCFLFIGGGIKLLMGSKSKKEEHDV; encoded by the coding sequence ATGAATAAATCACCTATTTTAGCGTTTTTCCTGGCGTTGATTCCTGGGTTTGGTCATATGTATTTCGGTAGAAAGATTAAAGGTATGTTATATAGTTTAGCTTTTTTTGGGCCATTATTTCTGGGCTTGGTTATTTTAGTGGTAGAGCCTCTTCTCCCAACAGAAGTAAAACTATTATTGGTATTTTGGGTATTTTTCATATGGGTGATAAATGTCATCGACATGGTCATAACGCTTCTTATGAAAAGTGGACAATCGAAAGTTACTCAAGGAGAACCGGATGTAGATGGAATGTCGATGAGCAATCGAAACGAACAGAATGAGAGGTTCTTTACGATTCTTCTTTCGTTTATCCCTGGAGTGGGGCATTTCCATTTAGGATTAAATCAACGTGGGCTTACATTTTTAACAGGTTTTATCGGGGTTGGAATGATGGTTTTCTTTGTAAGTGTCATAACAGGTACTGGTGGTTTTCTTGTCTTCTTATTAGCTCTGCCTGTTATTTGGATTTATGGGCTATTTGATGTGATTCAATTGCTAAATCAGAAGGACCGTGGTGAAACGCTTGAGGACCGTACCCTCATGGAGGACCTTGATCGCCATCGAGTTAATGAGCGGAAGAGTAAGGTGTTAGCGACAATACTCGGGATTTTTCCGGGAGCAGGTCATATGTATATGGGACTGCAACGAAGAGGTTTACAGTTTATGGGCGGATTTTTACTATCCATCTATGTTTTAGATGTTTTGCGGTTGTCCATCTTCCTATTTCTGATTCCTATCATTTGGTTTTATAGCTTTTTTGATACATTACAACAAGCTGGCAAAATGGATAATGAAGAGCTCGAAGATGTGCCAGTTGTGAAACATGTCATGAATCACCAGCGTTGGATAGGAGTTATTTTAATCTTACTAGGGCTGTTTTATTTGGTAGATTCCATCTTTATGCCAGCCTTGGCTGCTGAATTGAGAACACTGCTCAACGTCGATATACGCTACTATTATGAACAGTACTTTCAAATGATTGTTGTATGCTTCCTCTTTATTGGTGGAGGTATCAAGCTACTAATGGGTTCGAAGTCAAAAAAAGAGGAGCATGATGTATGA
- a CDS encoding ABC transporter permease: MSILALIKRILRQFKRDKRSLALLIMAPLLVLTLMWLVFEGDRYEPNIAVVDVPQPFVDALEEQDASIETMTEEEAMEALEDVALDAMISMDQQKLSITLEGSDPSTNQAVKMTLQNAMKELSPQSNKMELSFSYLHGSEDLGLFDNVGPVLIGFFVFFFVFIIGGVSFLRERTQGTLERLLSTPLKRSEVVSGYVLGFGIFTLLQSLIIAAYSIYVLGMWMEGSFGYVLLITFLLAMTALTLGTLLSAYASNEFQMIQFIPLVIVPQVFFSGLFSLETMAPWLRWIGQVMPLTYGADALREIMIRGKGFEAFQTDVYILIGFAVLFYVLNIVALKKHRKL; encoded by the coding sequence ATGAGTATACTAGCTCTTATCAAAAGGATTTTACGACAATTCAAACGCGATAAACGTTCTTTAGCTCTGCTAATTATGGCCCCATTACTAGTACTCACGCTAATGTGGTTAGTTTTTGAGGGGGATCGATATGAACCTAATATCGCAGTTGTTGATGTACCACAACCTTTTGTGGATGCATTAGAGGAGCAAGATGCCTCAATTGAAACAATGACAGAAGAAGAGGCGATGGAAGCCTTAGAGGATGTTGCATTAGATGCCATGATTTCAATGGACCAACAGAAGTTGTCTATTACGCTTGAAGGTAGTGATCCTTCAACGAATCAAGCTGTTAAAATGACGCTACAAAATGCCATGAAAGAACTGTCACCTCAATCAAATAAGATGGAGCTATCATTCTCTTATTTACACGGTTCAGAAGATTTGGGGTTATTTGATAATGTAGGACCTGTATTAATCGGATTCTTTGTCTTTTTCTTTGTATTTATTATTGGTGGTGTATCGTTTCTGCGAGAAAGAACGCAAGGTACGCTTGAACGATTGTTATCTACTCCATTAAAAAGAAGCGAGGTTGTTTCTGGGTATGTACTCGGATTTGGGATATTTACGTTGCTTCAATCCTTGATTATAGCGGCCTATTCTATTTATGTACTAGGTATGTGGATGGAAGGTTCTTTTGGTTATGTATTATTGATTACGTTTTTATTAGCTATGACGGCGCTAACGCTTGGAACATTACTCTCTGCATACGCTAGTAATGAGTTTCAGATGATTCAATTCATCCCACTTGTCATTGTCCCACAGGTGTTCTTTTCTGGGTTATTTAGCCTCGAAACAATGGCCCCATGGTTACGTTGGATTGGTCAAGTAATGCCGTTAACGTATGGTGCGGATGCATTAAGGGAGATTATGATAAGAGGAAAAGGGTTTGAAGCTTTCCAGACAGACGTCTATATATTAATAGGATTCGCAGTTTTGTTTTACGTGCTGAATATAGTAGCGTTGAAGAAGCATCGCAAGCTATAA
- a CDS encoding LiaI-LiaF-like domain-containing protein: protein MRRWRVGTISMGATLILLGVLLMSSQLFGWEASSLAFTWWPALLIVLGVEVLVYIFTSTQEKPVVHYDFLSILFIGFLGTIGIGLFLMSSVGVVEEVKGAIHSETTEGALPKLEQQVTSNVNKIVVQAGHNDVELTTNATDSFHLFGTFESSFLKKGELKAEDIVQVTSTGNTMYIQLLQGPKRNGIQYERTRFHRTLSLPANIPVEVQQPPNDLSVSIDTLEADWVIERTSQAVVDIGESVSASIQVESFHEQVGWDVEWDKEKQIEADQSEQKLYYKEKQYGEGEHTLQFNELDRFTIEQVGTRN from the coding sequence ATGAGAAGGTGGAGAGTCGGAACGATATCAATGGGAGCAACATTGATATTATTAGGGGTATTACTTATGAGTTCCCAGCTGTTTGGTTGGGAAGCTTCCTCTTTAGCATTTACTTGGTGGCCAGCACTTTTAATTGTTTTAGGGGTGGAAGTACTTGTTTATATTTTCACTTCGACACAAGAAAAGCCTGTTGTTCACTACGATTTTCTGTCTATTCTGTTTATTGGGTTTTTGGGAACTATCGGTATCGGATTGTTTCTTATGTCCTCTGTGGGCGTTGTTGAAGAAGTGAAAGGAGCTATTCACAGTGAAACAACAGAGGGAGCTCTTCCAAAGCTCGAACAGCAAGTAACGAGCAATGTGAATAAAATTGTTGTGCAAGCTGGACATAATGATGTAGAGCTTACAACGAATGCGACAGATTCCTTTCATCTATTTGGAACATTTGAGTCAAGTTTCCTAAAGAAAGGCGAACTAAAAGCTGAGGATATAGTGCAGGTGACTAGTACTGGAAACACGATGTACATCCAGTTACTACAGGGACCGAAACGAAATGGAATCCAATACGAACGTACTCGTTTTCATCGCACCCTTTCCTTACCAGCAAATATCCCTGTTGAGGTTCAACAACCCCCCAATGACTTGTCGGTTTCCATTGATACTCTAGAAGCAGATTGGGTGATTGAACGTACATCGCAAGCAGTGGTGGACATCGGTGAAAGTGTAAGTGCCTCCATTCAAGTAGAAAGTTTCCATGAACAAGTAGGTTGGGACGTGGAGTGGGATAAGGAAAAGCAAATCGAAGCTGATCAATCGGAGCAAAAGTTATATTATAAAGAAAAGCAATATGGAGAAGGGGAGCATACGTTGCAATTCAACGAATTGGATCGCTTTACCATTGAGCAAGTGGGAACTCGTAACTAA
- a CDS encoding GNAT family N-acetyltransferase → MTRIKLVPVTKSNWLMCVKLNVKEDQKPFIASNLFSIAEYQFFDHMRMRAIYYGKEMIGFAMYGLDEDEGGLWIYRFMIDENYQDRGLGRESFQCVMEDVKDWARRLNKQTVTITYHSDNTRGKEFYQQVGFVPTDEVIEGEEVARYSLFRN, encoded by the coding sequence ATGACTAGGATTAAGTTAGTACCTGTAACGAAAAGTAATTGGCTTATGTGTGTGAAATTAAATGTAAAGGAAGACCAGAAACCCTTTATCGCTTCCAACTTATTTTCCATTGCTGAGTATCAGTTTTTCGACCATATGAGAATGCGTGCCATATATTACGGAAAAGAGATGATTGGCTTCGCTATGTATGGCTTAGATGAAGATGAGGGTGGATTATGGATTTATCGATTTATGATTGATGAAAACTATCAGGACCGTGGGCTTGGTAGAGAATCCTTTCAATGCGTAATGGAAGATGTGAAGGATTGGGCAAGAAGGTTGAACAAACAGACTGTGACGATTACTTACCATTCAGACAATACTCGCGGGAAAGAATTTTACCAACAAGTAGGTTTTGTGCCTACAGATGAAGTTATTGAAGGGGAGGAAGTAGCGCGCTATTCCTTGTTTCGGAATTAG
- a CDS encoding SOS response-associated peptidase — translation MCGRFTLLAEELEVLKSYGIEHRLEEYTPRYNIAPGQQVMSIINDGENNRAGYLTWGLVPFWAKDPSIGYKMINARSESAHEKPSFKRLLQRKRCLIIADSFYEWQKTDSGKQPLRISKENRPFFAFAGLWDRWKTDDRELVTCTILTKEANEFMEPIHKRMPIILPQEDEAWWMKHEERDPNEIHDYLQSLQIPSLQAYPVSTYVNNARHEGPDCIKSIEAEN, via the coding sequence ATGTGTGGAAGGTTTACCCTATTAGCAGAAGAACTTGAAGTACTGAAATCATATGGAATTGAGCACAGGTTAGAAGAGTACACACCGAGATACAACATAGCTCCAGGTCAACAAGTGATGTCCATTATCAACGATGGCGAAAACAATAGAGCAGGGTATCTAACGTGGGGGCTTGTTCCATTTTGGGCAAAAGATCCATCGATTGGATATAAAATGATTAACGCCCGATCTGAATCAGCTCATGAGAAACCGAGCTTTAAACGATTACTACAAAGGAAACGCTGCCTCATCATTGCAGATAGCTTCTACGAATGGCAGAAAACAGATTCAGGAAAACAACCTCTTCGCATTTCAAAAGAGAATCGTCCTTTCTTTGCGTTTGCAGGGTTATGGGATCGATGGAAAACGGATGATAGGGAACTTGTGACTTGTACGATTCTTACGAAAGAAGCGAATGAATTTATGGAGCCGATTCATAAACGGATGCCAATCATCTTGCCTCAAGAAGATGAAGCATGGTGGATGAAACATGAAGAGCGTGATCCAAATGAGATCCATGATTATCTCCAATCTTTACAAATTCCCAGTCTACAAGCTTACCCTGTAAGTACATATGTGAATAATGCCCGTCATGAAGGTCCGGATTGTATAAAATCGATAGAAGCAGAAAACTGA
- a CDS encoding RNA polymerase sigma factor yields MEKVKQGNQQALRMIIERYKGYLFKIIVNVVRDEAEAEDLTQETFIKMVDALPDYESKGFKTWISRIAYHKAIDAKRKRSRRHEELTEEFEWQSTPSDSAEDDWLQQQKQNKVVGSIQQLPQGYRGVVHAYYIEGKSYSSIAHEQRLAEKTVEMRLYRARKWMKNNWKEDEF; encoded by the coding sequence ATTGAAAAGGTGAAACAGGGGAACCAGCAAGCTTTGAGAATGATCATTGAACGATACAAAGGGTACTTGTTTAAAATTATTGTCAATGTTGTTCGAGATGAAGCAGAAGCAGAGGATTTAACACAAGAAACGTTTATTAAAATGGTCGACGCTCTCCCTGATTATGAATCAAAAGGATTTAAAACCTGGATTAGTCGCATCGCCTATCATAAAGCTATTGATGCGAAAAGAAAGAGAAGTAGACGCCATGAAGAACTAACAGAAGAATTTGAATGGCAATCCACTCCTTCAGATAGTGCCGAGGATGATTGGCTCCAGCAACAAAAGCAGAATAAAGTTGTGGGATCCATACAACAGCTTCCTCAAGGTTATCGAGGTGTCGTCCATGCTTACTACATAGAAGGAAAATCCTATTCTAGTATTGCCCATGAACAACGTTTGGCAGAGAAAACAGTGGAGATGCGTTTGTATCGAGCTCGTAAATGGATGAAAAACAACTGGAAGGAGGATGAGTTTTAA
- a CDS encoding TetR/AcrR family transcriptional regulator, producing MSENDIIQEMLLNEDDDDQLTPKQRKILQAAVEMFAEKGYASTSTSEIAKHAGVAEGTIFRHYKTKKDLLYSIAVPMITKFAAPFFAQHFVRQVFNDQYSGYDELLRRLIHNRFEFAKENIPLLKIVLQEMAFQHEMQVKYKDIFTENVLPRFREVVDHFKEKGQIEDYPTETVIRLTITTIVGFLVTRFIIMPDYPWDDEQEIERTISFIMHGLEKA from the coding sequence ATGAGTGAGAACGATATTATTCAGGAAATGCTCCTAAATGAGGATGACGACGATCAGCTTACCCCAAAGCAACGTAAAATTCTCCAAGCCGCTGTAGAAATGTTTGCTGAGAAAGGCTATGCATCTACTTCAACTAGTGAAATAGCGAAACATGCAGGTGTGGCAGAAGGCACAATCTTCAGACATTATAAAACAAAGAAGGATTTACTATATTCGATTGCAGTACCAATGATTACAAAGTTTGCGGCACCTTTTTTTGCCCAACATTTCGTAAGACAAGTATTTAACGATCAGTATAGCGGATACGATGAACTTCTTAGAAGGTTGATTCATAATCGATTTGAATTTGCGAAGGAAAATATTCCTTTGCTGAAGATTGTATTGCAAGAAATGGCCTTTCAGCATGAAATGCAAGTAAAGTATAAAGATATCTTTACTGAAAATGTATTACCACGTTTTAGAGAAGTAGTGGATCATTTTAAAGAAAAAGGTCAGATTGAAGATTATCCAACCGAAACGGTTATCCGCTTAACTATCACGACGATTGTAGGGTTTTTAGTTACTCGTTTCATTATCATGCCAGATTATCCTTGGGATGATGAACAAGAAATTGAGCGGACTATTTCGTTTATCATGCATGGACTGGAAAAGGCTTGA
- a CDS encoding ABC transporter ATP-binding protein: protein MESMIRVENVAHAFGEENVLKDINLSIPKGEIFGLLGPSGAGKTTLVKVMVGILEVDQGEAWVKSVKMPSLEQMKVLGYMAQSDALYSELSARENLDFFGAVYELKSEERKERMKAVMDVVGLRNHMDKPVHKYSGGMKRRLSLAIALLHEPDVLILDEPTVGIDPLLRQSIWDELKSLQEKGTTIIVTTHVMDEAEKCDRLAMMRDGYLIATGTPQQLRDQTNSETIEGAFLVYGGERA from the coding sequence ATGGAAAGCATGATACGGGTTGAAAATGTAGCGCATGCATTTGGTGAGGAAAACGTCTTAAAGGATATCAATTTATCGATTCCAAAAGGTGAAATTTTTGGATTACTCGGTCCTTCAGGTGCTGGGAAAACAACCTTAGTAAAGGTTATGGTTGGTATTTTAGAAGTAGACCAAGGAGAGGCCTGGGTGAAGAGTGTGAAAATGCCATCCTTAGAACAAATGAAAGTGCTTGGGTATATGGCCCAATCCGATGCACTGTATAGTGAACTTTCAGCTAGAGAAAATCTAGATTTTTTCGGTGCTGTGTATGAACTAAAGTCGGAAGAGCGAAAGGAACGGATGAAAGCTGTTATGGACGTCGTGGGGCTGAGAAATCACATGGATAAACCGGTTCATAAGTATTCTGGAGGTATGAAAAGAAGATTAAGCCTAGCTATTGCACTTCTTCATGAACCAGATGTACTCATTCTAGATGAGCCTACTGTAGGAATTGATCCATTGCTAAGACAATCAATATGGGATGAGCTTAAATCTCTTCAGGAAAAAGGAACAACGATTATCGTCACTACCCATGTCATGGATGAAGCAGAAAAATGTGACCGACTTGCTATGATGCGAGATGGATATTTAATTGCAACAGGAACCCCACAACAACTGCGTGATCAAACAAATTCAGAAACGATAGAAGGTGCATTTCTAGTATATGGAGGTGAGCGAGCATGA
- a CDS encoding zf-HC2 domain-containing protein, whose product MKHVTEDFIQLYINGQLQEQEQLQLEAHFEQCDTCFDMYLEQLDVADTTSPLSEQFTNDTAQTIINQHPTFQTPSKTFSAQPSKQRNTFIHYVVAAGFTLLLMMSGVFQYMTDSFNQDGIKKGPSFSGHLMEKTGSLLDQLTFEEEGNNNE is encoded by the coding sequence ATGAAGCATGTTACCGAAGATTTCATTCAACTATATATAAACGGACAACTCCAGGAGCAAGAACAGCTACAATTGGAAGCTCATTTTGAACAATGTGATACGTGTTTTGATATGTATTTAGAGCAATTGGATGTAGCTGACACAACTTCTCCCCTTTCGGAACAGTTTACAAATGATACAGCTCAAACCATTATCAATCAACATCCAACGTTTCAGACACCATCCAAAACATTCAGTGCTCAACCTTCAAAACAACGGAACACATTCATTCATTATGTAGTAGCTGCAGGCTTCACACTTCTCCTCATGATGTCTGGAGTGTTTCAGTATATGACAGATTCATTTAATCAAGATGGAATAAAAAAAGGTCCCTCATTTTCTGGGCATTTGATGGAAAAGACAGGATCCTTATTAGATCAATTAACGTTTGAAGAGGAGGGTAATAACAATGAATAA
- a CDS encoding HAD-IA family hydrolase produces the protein MSLEPSFTEDTTLMIFDLDGTLYEDTKHFDLFADKLKKKLPEDSQIQFSEDYSHVKSGNHPLAIGKVYDAKEDVFWTWDPFTEKLSTPETWDGSLHKEYGNTTKTFPVTSFDFKRWIAIGDGWWPPYVLALHYGIDMVDCHRAYDETKVDMAAEEGWLTQTPGLVSYLQQLKEEKTLVLMTNSDETDVYRLLQHLGLENLFDSFITSAKKPIQTTQHFNELLKAYNVQPEQAISIGDNFMNEIAPALQQGMKSVWLTPDQPPLTHENLCPVTSLTEIMKK, from the coding sequence GTGTCATTAGAACCTAGCTTCACAGAGGATACAACTTTAATGATTTTCGACTTAGATGGTACATTATACGAAGATACAAAGCATTTCGATTTGTTTGCAGATAAATTAAAAAAGAAACTCCCAGAGGATTCTCAAATACAATTTTCAGAGGATTATTCTCATGTGAAATCAGGAAATCATCCCCTTGCAATTGGAAAAGTATATGATGCTAAAGAGGATGTTTTTTGGACATGGGATCCATTTACTGAGAAACTATCCACCCCCGAAACATGGGATGGATCACTTCACAAAGAGTATGGAAACACAACAAAGACATTTCCCGTAACAAGTTTTGATTTTAAGCGTTGGATTGCTATAGGAGACGGCTGGTGGCCACCTTATGTATTAGCACTCCATTACGGTATTGATATGGTGGATTGCCACCGTGCATATGATGAAACAAAGGTAGATATGGCAGCTGAAGAAGGTTGGCTAACTCAAACACCAGGGCTTGTCTCATACCTACAACAATTAAAAGAAGAAAAAACGTTGGTACTGATGACAAATAGTGATGAAACAGACGTCTACCGTCTTCTTCAACACCTTGGACTTGAGAATTTGTTTGATAGCTTTATCACCTCTGCTAAAAAACCTATTCAAACCACCCAACATTTCAATGAGTTATTAAAGGCTTATAACGTACAACCAGAGCAAGCAATATCTATTGGAGATAACTTTATGAATGAGATTGCACCAGCACTTCAACAAGGAATGAAAAGTGTTTGGCTCACTCCAGATCAACCTCCATTAACGCATGAAAACTTGTGTCCTGTGACTTCCCTTACTGAAATCATGAAAAAATAG
- a CDS encoding CAP domain-containing protein, whose product MKNLLKWFTIVLVISAILPMSQVVEAEETSKSSDQNMVQATINYGKEGNPSGKVANESPFISYFVKLSSYDVAYSISMFLNGKEVEADYSENTGLLTYQASDLSGANTVKVIVKANGLKQLEQSWDFTVDDNKKNPLEGKDTTLLEEVQSEALNRINEYRENLALPTLSNNAKLQETAQAHSNYMLKYENTGHKENSENEDFFTGVSPQQRTSYFGYENWYVGEGITYEEPGGKLAVDHLFDAPYHRLSLMNPFFEEAGTGYNEDGDFVVNFGGEMKEDDRVVLYPYHQQQNSKISWFAYESPNPLRNYDKNKIWTGYPISYTYYGPMNDKLVVENATLTNSSGEEISTYSITPEQEDHGKHHVFLIPKKVLSTNEQYTVNVNAYIKPQSGENKDVSRTWTFTTASTVDIQRVYLENHNETNFLTVEWASGTDPNAEITLKKDGNRYIRKEGREQTTYRQLTPGTYTMNIQSPHFEETKMYTVTIEEDSELRYDYDSSLQVTNLKEGEVTKNGDGSLAPEYSNYSQWKAPEDSFDEDKDWTVQFNTGMEVSNITDNFVYVIDEEGNKVSVSLDFDSNNEEISVNAPSTGYDSGEYKLVIEPLKSNQGVEMTKGITMPFTIK is encoded by the coding sequence ATGAAAAACCTGCTAAAGTGGTTTACTATTGTCTTGGTTATTAGCGCAATATTGCCAATGAGCCAAGTAGTAGAAGCAGAAGAAACGAGTAAGTCGTCCGATCAGAATATGGTACAAGCAACGATAAATTATGGAAAAGAAGGCAACCCATCTGGAAAGGTGGCGAATGAATCTCCTTTTATTAGCTATTTTGTTAAATTATCTTCTTATGATGTTGCCTACAGCATTTCTATGTTTTTAAACGGTAAAGAAGTTGAAGCAGATTATAGTGAGAATACAGGACTCTTAACCTATCAAGCTTCCGATTTATCAGGTGCGAATACGGTAAAAGTTATTGTGAAAGCTAATGGGCTTAAACAATTAGAACAATCCTGGGACTTTACTGTAGATGATAATAAGAAGAACCCTCTTGAAGGAAAAGATACAACCCTGTTAGAAGAAGTCCAATCTGAGGCGCTTAATCGTATCAATGAATATCGTGAAAATTTAGCACTACCAACCTTATCCAATAATGCGAAGTTACAAGAAACAGCGCAGGCACATTCCAACTACATGTTGAAGTACGAAAATACAGGACATAAAGAGAACAGTGAAAATGAAGATTTCTTTACAGGTGTTTCACCTCAACAAAGAACGTCTTACTTTGGTTATGAGAATTGGTATGTAGGCGAAGGAATTACATATGAGGAGCCTGGAGGAAAGTTAGCTGTAGATCATCTATTTGACGCTCCTTATCACCGTTTGAGCTTAATGAATCCATTCTTCGAGGAAGCTGGTACAGGTTACAATGAAGATGGTGATTTTGTTGTGAATTTCGGGGGGGAAATGAAAGAGGATGATCGGGTCGTTCTTTATCCATATCATCAGCAACAAAACTCTAAGATTTCTTGGTTTGCCTATGAATCTCCTAATCCGTTAAGAAACTATGATAAAAACAAAATTTGGACAGGCTACCCTATCTCCTACACGTATTATGGACCAATGAACGATAAATTAGTTGTAGAAAATGCCACGTTAACAAACAGTTCAGGTGAAGAAATTTCAACATACTCCATTACACCTGAGCAAGAGGATCACGGGAAGCATCACGTCTTTTTAATTCCGAAGAAAGTGTTGTCTACGAATGAACAATATACTGTTAATGTAAATGCTTATATTAAACCTCAATCTGGTGAAAATAAGGATGTATCCAGAACATGGACATTTACAACAGCTTCGACTGTGGATATCCAACGAGTGTATTTAGAAAATCATAATGAAACGAATTTCCTTACTGTAGAATGGGCATCAGGTACCGATCCCAATGCAGAGATTACATTGAAAAAGGATGGCAACCGTTACATTCGTAAGGAAGGGCGCGAACAAACAACTTATCGTCAATTAACTCCTGGAACCTATACGATGAATATTCAAAGCCCACACTTCGAGGAAACAAAGATGTACACCGTAACAATTGAAGAGGATAGCGAACTTCGTTATGACTATGATAGTTCGTTACAGGTTACTAACTTAAAGGAAGGGGAAGTAACCAAAAACGGTGACGGCAGCCTAGCGCCGGAGTATTCAAATTACAGTCAGTGGAAAGCACCAGAGGATTCTTTTGATGAAGATAAAGACTGGACTGTACAATTTAATACTGGAATGGAAGTATCAAATATTACAGATAACTTCGTCTATGTAATTGATGAAGAAGGTAATAAAGTTAGTGTTTCACTAGATTTTGATAGTAATAATGAAGAAATATCAGTGAATGCTCCTTCAACTGGTTATGATAGTGGTGAATATAAATTAGTAATTGAACCATTAAAGAGTAATCAAGGAGTCGAAATGACGAAGGGAATCACCATGCCATTCACGATTAAGTAA